One genomic segment of Salmo trutta chromosome 8, fSalTru1.1, whole genome shotgun sequence includes these proteins:
- the LOC115199127 gene encoding mesoderm-specific transcript homolog protein isoform X1, with the protein MREWWLLVGLLCIPLLAVYLHIPPPQLSPALLTWRSAGAFFTFRSNNIFYRETYGAVGSSDVVILLHGFPTSSLDWYKIWEPLNRRFNRVIALDFLGFGFSDKPRPHRYSIFEQASVVEALVSHLGLTEQRVNLLSHDYGDTVALELLYRSDHNRTGHLTINSLCLSNGGIFPETHHPRFLQKLLKDSSFLSPVLTRLTNYMVFSKGLGDVFGPYTQPTDAELLDMWTGVRFNDGNLVMDSILQFINQRDEHRDRWVGALTSTFIPVHMIYGPLDPVNPHPQFIFLYQKLVQRSTVSVLDEHISHYPQLEDPTGFLNAYFSFINAF; encoded by the exons ATGAGGGAATGGTGGCTTCTTGTGGGCTTGCTGTGCATTCCTCTGCTGGCGGTCTACCTACACATCCCTCCTCCCCAACTGTCTCCAGCCCTCCTGACCTGGCGCTCTGCCGGAGCATTCTTCACTTTCAGGAGCAACAATATATTCTACAGAG AGACCTATGGTGCTGTAGGCAGCTCTGATGTGGTCATCCTCCTCCATGGCTTCCCTACCTCCAGCCTGGACTGGTACAAG ATATGGGAGCCCCTGAATCGGCGCTTTAACCGTGTCATTGCTCTGGACTTTCTTGGTTTTGGCTTCAGTGACAAACCT AGGCCCCACCGCTACTCCATCTTTGAGCAGGCCAGTGTTGTGGAGGCGTTGGTGTCCCACCTGGGTCTGACGGAACAGAGGGTTAACCTGCTCTCCCATGACTATGGAGATACTGTGGCCCTGGAACTGCTCTACAG GAGTGACCACAACAGGACTGGACACTTGACCATCAACAGCCTCTGTCTGTCCAATGGAG GCATATTCCCAGAAACACACCATCCCAGATTCCTTCAGAAG CTCCTCAAGGACTCCAGCTTCCTCTCTCCAGTGCTGACCCGTCTCACCAACTACATGGTGTTCTCTAAAGG GCTTGGGGACGTGTTTGGTCCATACACCCAGCCCACAGATGCTGAGTTGTTGGACATGTGGACAGGGGTCCGCTTCAATGATGGGAACCTGGTCATGGACAG TATCCTGCAGTTTATTAACCAGAGGGATGAGCACCGAGACAGATGGGTTGGTGCTCTGACCTCCACTTTCATCCCTG TTCATATGATCTATGGACCCCTGGATCCAGTCAACCCTCACCCCCAATTCATCTTCCTTTACCA GAAACTGGTGCAGAGGTCTACTGTGTCGGTTCTGGATGAACACATCAGCCATTATCCCCAGCTGGAGGACCCTACTGGCTTCCTCAACGCCTACTTCAGCTTCATCAACGCCTTCTGA
- the LOC115199127 gene encoding mesoderm-specific transcript homolog protein isoform X2, protein MREWWLLVGLLCIPLLAVYLHIPPPQLSPALLTWRSAGAFFTFRSNNIFYRETYGAVGSSDVVILLHGFPTSSLDWYKRPHRYSIFEQASVVEALVSHLGLTEQRVNLLSHDYGDTVALELLYRSDHNRTGHLTINSLCLSNGGIFPETHHPRFLQKLLKDSSFLSPVLTRLTNYMVFSKGLGDVFGPYTQPTDAELLDMWTGVRFNDGNLVMDSILQFINQRDEHRDRWVGALTSTFIPVHMIYGPLDPVNPHPQFIFLYQKLVQRSTVSVLDEHISHYPQLEDPTGFLNAYFSFINAF, encoded by the exons ATGAGGGAATGGTGGCTTCTTGTGGGCTTGCTGTGCATTCCTCTGCTGGCGGTCTACCTACACATCCCTCCTCCCCAACTGTCTCCAGCCCTCCTGACCTGGCGCTCTGCCGGAGCATTCTTCACTTTCAGGAGCAACAATATATTCTACAGAG AGACCTATGGTGCTGTAGGCAGCTCTGATGTGGTCATCCTCCTCCATGGCTTCCCTACCTCCAGCCTGGACTGGTACAAG AGGCCCCACCGCTACTCCATCTTTGAGCAGGCCAGTGTTGTGGAGGCGTTGGTGTCCCACCTGGGTCTGACGGAACAGAGGGTTAACCTGCTCTCCCATGACTATGGAGATACTGTGGCCCTGGAACTGCTCTACAG GAGTGACCACAACAGGACTGGACACTTGACCATCAACAGCCTCTGTCTGTCCAATGGAG GCATATTCCCAGAAACACACCATCCCAGATTCCTTCAGAAG CTCCTCAAGGACTCCAGCTTCCTCTCTCCAGTGCTGACCCGTCTCACCAACTACATGGTGTTCTCTAAAGG GCTTGGGGACGTGTTTGGTCCATACACCCAGCCCACAGATGCTGAGTTGTTGGACATGTGGACAGGGGTCCGCTTCAATGATGGGAACCTGGTCATGGACAG TATCCTGCAGTTTATTAACCAGAGGGATGAGCACCGAGACAGATGGGTTGGTGCTCTGACCTCCACTTTCATCCCTG TTCATATGATCTATGGACCCCTGGATCCAGTCAACCCTCACCCCCAATTCATCTTCCTTTACCA GAAACTGGTGCAGAGGTCTACTGTGTCGGTTCTGGATGAACACATCAGCCATTATCCCCAGCTGGAGGACCCTACTGGCTTCCTCAACGCCTACTTCAGCTTCATCAACGCCTTCTGA